The sequence TGCCGCGCACGGCGACGACCAAATCGTCGTGGCCGGCGGCCGCTTCGCGCAGTCCCGCAAGCATCCGTCCGCCGAGAACGGCGGCGCGTTCGGGGAGGCGATCCTCGATCAGTACGTTGATCGTCGCGAGCGCCGCGGCGCAGGCGAGCGGGTTGCCGCCGAACGTCGACGTGTGCAAGAACGGATTGTCGAAGAGGCGCGAGAAGACCTCGCGCCGTCCGACGACCGCCCCCGCGGGAACGACGCCGCCGCCGAAGGCTTTCGCTAGGCACATGAGATCGGGCGCGACGTTCCAGTGCTCGCAGCAGAACATCTTGCCGGTGCGTCCCATGCCGGTCTGCACTTCGTCGAGGATGAAGAGCGAGCCGAACTCGTCGCAGAGCGCGCGCACGCCGGGCAGGTAGTCGTTGTCGGGGATGTTGACGCCGCCCTCACCCTGGATCGGCTCGAGCAGCACCGCGCCGACGTCTTCGCCGACCGCCTTGCACGAGGTCATCATATCGCGCAGCGCGGGCAAGTCGTTGAAGGGCACGTGCTCGATGTTCGGCAGCATCGGGCCGAACGGGCGCCGGAACTCCGCCTTCGCGCTCGCGGAGAGCGAGCCGTAACTCTTGCCGTGGAAGCCCTTCGTCGCCGCGACGATCGTCTGTTTTGCGGGGTCGTAGGCGCGCGCGAGTTTCAGCGCGCCCTCGACCGCCTCGGTTCCGCTGTTGCAGAAGAAGCTGAACTCGAGATCGCCCGGCGTCAGCATCGCGAGCGCCTTCGCGAGCATCGCGCGCAGCGGATCGAGCAGATCCTGGCTGTGCAGCGGCTGGCGGCGCAGTTGATCGGTGACGGCTTTGACGACCTTCGGATTGCGATGCCCGACGTTGAAGATGCCGAAGCCGCCGAGGCAATCGATGTAGGTGCGTCCGTCGAGGTCGCGATAGGAGTTGGGCCCGGCGTCCGACCATTCGACGACGGCGCTCGCGCGCCCGGGGTCGTTCGCCTTGCGGTATTCGAGGAAGCCGGGGTTGACGTGGTTGCGGAACGACTCGACGGTCTCGCGAGCGATCCACTCCGCGTCGTCGGGCGTTACCTCGGACTTCTCGATGAGGTTTAAGACGTGCTGCGTGTACTCGTAAACTTTACGTTCTCTATCATGTGTAATTTTCGGTCACCTCGTTAGACGTTGTTGAATGCTTCGCGCGCGGATGCGCGCAGGATCGACAGTCCCTCGTCCAACTGCTCGTCTTCGATGACGAGCGGAACGAGAATTCTAATGACGTCGCGTTTGCCGGCCAAGAGCAGCAGCAGGCCGCGATCGCGCGCAGCCTCGACGATCTCCGGTGCGCCCTTCGACAGTTCCATCGCCTGCATCGCGCCGAGCCCGCGGACGTCCTCGATCGCGGGAAACTCATCGCGCATCGCGCGCAGCGCGCTCTCGATGCGCTTGCCGACGGCGCGCGCGCGTTCCAAGAACGCGTCGTCCATGATCTCGAAGATCTCGATCGCCGCGGCGCACGCGATCGGGTTGCCGGCAAAGGTGCCGCCCAATCCGCCGGGTGCGGGCGCGTCCATGATTTCGGCCTTGCCGACGACGCCCGCGAGCGGCAATCCGCCGCCGATGGACTTCGCGACCGTCATGAGGTCGGGCTCGATGCCGTACTGCTCGCATGCGAAGAGCGTGCCGGTGCGGCCGAAGCCGGTTTGAATCTCGTCTGCGATCAGCACGATGCCGCGCTCGTCGGCGATGCGCCGCAGCTCGCGCAGAAACGCGGGCGGCGCGGGAACGAATCCGCCCTCGCCGAGCACGGGCTCGACGATCATCGCGGCGACGCGATCCGGCGAGACGACCGAGGAGAAGATCTCGTCGAGCGCCGCGAGCGCGCGCTCCGTCGTGAGGCCGTGGTGCTCGTAGGGAAACGGCGCGTGATAGACTTCGCTGCAGAACGGGCCGAAGTGCTGCTTGTACGGATCGTTCTTACCGGTCATCGAGAGCGCGAGCAGCGTCCGTCCGTGATAGCCGTGCGTGAACGCGATGACCGCGGGCCGCCGCGTATACTCGCGCGCGATCTTCACCGCGTTCTCCGTCGCTTCGGCGCCGGTCGACAGAAGGAGCGTCTTCTTCGGCGACGATCCCGGCGCGCGGCGGTTCAGTTCCTCGGCGACGCGGACGTACGGCTCGTACGTCGCGACCTGGAAACAGGTGTGCGTCAAGAGCGCGGCCTGCGCGGCGATCGCCGCGACGACTCTCGGATGCGTGTGGCCGGCGTTGAGCGTTCCGATCCCGCCGATGAAGTCTATATAACTCCTTCCTTCTGCGTCCCACATCGTCGCGCCGTGCGCCCGCGCGACGGCGATCGGATGGGCGGTCGCAACGCCGCGCGCGACGTTTTGGGAGCGGCGCTCCGCGAGCGACGTTCCGGAAACGGAGCCGACCGTATTTTCCCGTACTCTCATGGTAAAAGGCGAGGAAGTCCTATTCGGCGAGTTTAAAGCGGCTCTTCTTTAGGATTGCCGAGCGCGAGGGTGGTGGCATTTTGAGAAAGCTGATCGTGGCACTGGTCGCCCTGGGGCTTATCGCGACGCCCCT comes from Candidatus Binatia bacterium and encodes:
- the gabT gene encoding 4-aminobutyrate--2-oxoglutarate transaminase — protein: MRVRENTVGSVSGTSLAERRSQNVARGVATAHPIAVARAHGATMWDAEGRSYIDFIGGIGTLNAGHTHPRVVAAIAAQAALLTHTCFQVATYEPYVRVAEELNRRAPGSSPKKTLLLSTGAEATENAVKIAREYTRRPAVIAFTHGYHGRTLLALSMTGKNDPYKQHFGPFCSEVYHAPFPYEHHGLTTERALAALDEIFSSVVSPDRVAAMIVEPVLGEGGFVPAPPAFLRELRRIADERGIVLIADEIQTGFGRTGTLFACEQYGIEPDLMTVAKSIGGGLPLAGVVGKAEIMDAPAPGGLGGTFAGNPIACAAAIEIFEIMDDAFLERARAVGKRIESALRAMRDEFPAIEDVRGLGAMQAMELSKGAPEIVEAARDRGLLLLLAGKRDVIRILVPLVIEDEQLDEGLSILRASAREAFNNV
- a CDS encoding putrescine aminotransferase, translating into MTHDRERKVYEYTQHVLNLIEKSEVTPDDAEWIARETVESFRNHVNPGFLEYRKANDPGRASAVVEWSDAGPNSYRDLDGRTYIDCLGGFGIFNVGHRNPKVVKAVTDQLRRQPLHSQDLLDPLRAMLAKALAMLTPGDLEFSFFCNSGTEAVEGALKLARAYDPAKQTIVAATKGFHGKSYGSLSASAKAEFRRPFGPMLPNIEHVPFNDLPALRDMMTSCKAVGEDVGAVLLEPIQGEGGVNIPDNDYLPGVRALCDEFGSLFILDEVQTGMGRTGKMFCCEHWNVAPDLMCLAKAFGGGVVPAGAVVGRREVFSRLFDNPFLHTSTFGGNPLACAAALATINVLIEDRLPERAAVLGGRMLAGLREAAAGHDDLVVAVRGMGLLMALEFRDHATGFELAKRMLDRGILVSGTLVNARTIRVEPPLTITEEEADYVCASLGESLNSMALVSS